The genomic window GCCGTTCGGCTCGTTCTCCGTCACCCGCCGCTCGTCACAGACGACCGCACCTTCACAGAGGCCGTCCGTCGTCTCCACGTCGAGGTAGTACGACTCGAAAGTGAGCACCTCGGGGTCGATGAGGTGCGCGACGACGGCGGCGTCGTGGATCGCCGGGTCCATCCCGCCGCCGAACTGCTTGATCTCGTCGGGGTAGTCGAGCCACGGACCGACGATGTCGTACGGTTCGTCGAGCCCGGAGTAGTCCTCGATGGTGTCCAGCGAGACGGTCGCGTCGTGGGTGGCGTCCAGCCCGACCATGTACGGTTCCCCGGACTGGATCACCCGGCTCGCGGCGACGGGGTCGTTGTGGAAGTTCGCCTCCGCCATCGGCGTCTTGTTCCCGGCGACCGTCGCCGCGCCGCCCATCAGGTAAATGCCGTCGACCAGCTCGGGCAGGGCCGGCTCCAGCTGGAGCGCCATCGCGAG from Halostella salina includes these protein-coding regions:
- a CDS encoding nucleoside hydrolase; translation: MATRVHLDVDPGSDDAVMIAMALGHPDIEVAGMSTVGGNSTVDNTTRNALAILERFDRTDVPVARGAAEPMEGTFDTAEWIHGENGIRGDLSEPTTEAIDAHGAEFIVQQAREYGEDITICAVGPMTNLAMALQLEPALPELVDGIYLMGGAATVAGNKTPMAEANFHNDPVAASRVIQSGEPYMVGLDATHDATVSLDTIEDYSGLDEPYDIVGPWLDYPDEIKQFGGGMDPAIHDAAVVAHLIDPEVLTFESYYLDVETTDGLCEGAVVCDERRVTENEPNGEVAVAADTERFRATFEDAIDGLIEG